In Methanolobus chelungpuianus, the following proteins share a genomic window:
- the pheT gene encoding phenylalanine--tRNA ligase subunit beta, with protein MPIITLPYNDLEELTGTDRDTIIKRVPMIGADIERIEEESIDIEFFPDRPDLYSVEGVAHAMRGFLDIEPGLRDYEVRPYQVEISMDARIEDIRPVFACAVVRGLSFTSTSIKSLMDLQEALHWGLGRDRKKVSIGVHDLSKVKAPFRYIAADPEFRFVPLDFTEPMSMREILGKHPKGVRFAGILDGLDRYPLILDANNNVLSFPPIINGTLTMVNENTTDLLIDVTGLSSEVYTALNIVAAALAERGGQLEYVKVVKADGTEHIPLDLSPRVKILRKEEVDALVGLDLPVSEIMRQLNRMGFGAQELHEGVIEVMIPAYRADILDNSDIIEDIAVGYGFNNIPAIFPMNATVGKSHPVSEISSSVREIMIGLGYSQVMPFTLTSEKINFDWMCRERTDDVTCVLHPISEDQTMVRTTILPNLMEILSMNQHRELPQKIFEVGDVVINNKNGLHLAAVSIHSQANFTEIREIVDAFMRERVTGYEVAESDDPAFMEGRRADILVNGRKVGVMGELYPQVIVNFGLGQPVVGFEIDLNEE; from the coding sequence ATGCCAATAATAACCCTACCATATAATGATCTTGAAGAGCTTACAGGGACTGACAGGGACACGATAATCAAGCGTGTGCCCATGATCGGTGCTGATATAGAGCGCATTGAAGAGGAGTCCATCGATATTGAGTTCTTCCCTGACCGCCCTGATCTCTATAGTGTAGAGGGCGTAGCACATGCCATGCGAGGCTTCCTTGACATTGAGCCCGGCCTGCGTGATTATGAGGTCAGGCCCTATCAGGTGGAGATAAGCATGGATGCCCGGATAGAGGATATACGCCCCGTCTTTGCCTGCGCTGTTGTAAGGGGCCTCAGTTTCACTTCCACCTCCATCAAATCCCTGATGGACCTGCAGGAAGCCCTTCACTGGGGTCTTGGCCGTGACAGGAAAAAGGTGTCCATCGGTGTGCACGATCTCTCAAAGGTAAAGGCTCCCTTCAGATACATTGCCGCAGACCCTGAATTCAGGTTCGTACCCCTGGACTTTACAGAACCCATGTCCATGAGGGAAATACTCGGGAAACATCCAAAGGGTGTGCGTTTTGCAGGCATACTGGATGGCCTTGACAGGTACCCGCTCATACTGGATGCCAACAACAATGTCCTTTCATTCCCGCCGATAATCAACGGTACTCTGACCATGGTCAACGAGAACACCACTGACCTGCTGATCGATGTCACAGGCCTGAGCTCAGAAGTCTATACGGCCCTCAACATAGTGGCAGCAGCGCTTGCAGAACGTGGCGGCCAGCTTGAGTATGTGAAGGTGGTCAAGGCTGACGGCACCGAACACATACCTCTTGATCTTTCCCCTCGCGTAAAGATCCTGAGGAAGGAAGAAGTGGATGCTCTCGTGGGTCTTGATCTTCCGGTAAGTGAGATCATGAGGCAGCTCAACAGAATGGGATTCGGTGCACAGGAATTACACGAGGGTGTTATCGAAGTGATGATACCTGCATACCGCGCGGATATCCTTGACAATTCAGATATAATTGAAGATATTGCCGTGGGGTACGGTTTCAATAATATCCCCGCGATATTCCCGATGAATGCCACAGTGGGCAAGTCTCATCCCGTATCTGAGATCAGCTCATCTGTCAGGGAGATCATGATAGGTCTTGGCTATTCCCAGGTGATGCCCTTCACCCTGACCAGCGAGAAGATCAACTTTGACTGGATGTGTCGTGAAAGAACCGATGATGTCACATGCGTGCTGCATCCCATAAGCGAGGACCAGACCATGGTCAGGACAACGATACTGCCTAACCTGATGGAGATACTCTCCATGAACCAGCACAGGGAGTTACCCCAGAAGATATTCGAGGTGGGCGATGTCGTTATCAATAACAAGAACGGCCTACACCTTGCTGCAGTATCCATCCACTCACAGGCCAATTTCACCGAGATAAGGGAGATAGTGGACGCTTTCATGCGCGAGCGTGTCACCGGCTATGAGGTTGCGGAATCAGATGACCCTGCATTCATGGAAGGCAGGAGGGCAGACATCCTTGTGAACGGCAGGAAGGTCGGCGTCATGGGAGAACTTTATCCGCAGGTCATAGTTAACTTCGGCCTGGGCCAGCCTGTAGTGGGATTTGAGATCGATCTGAACGAAGAGTGA